Part of the Tepidimicrobium xylanilyticum genome, TATTATGTAATATTATAAAAAAAAGCGGATACACAGCACAAGCTGCTTATTCAGGAACTGAAGCAATGCTTTATATTGAAAAACAAGAGTGGGATATGGTACTTCTTGATTTGATGCTTCCAGGAATGACTGGTGAAGAGGTTCTTTCAAAGATTAGAGAAAATAGTTTGGCACCTGTAATTATTATTTCAGCTAAGGGAGAAGCCCAAACAAAGGTGAAAACCTTAAGGACAGGTGCAGATGACTATATTACCAAGCCCTTCGATATCGAAGAAGTTTCAGCAAGAATCGATTCTCTTTTAAGAAGATATAAGCATTCAAAAGGCTCTGAACGAAGGAAGATATTTACCCATAAAGACATCTGTCTTGATACGGAGTCAAAAATAGTTACAGTAAATGGGGTTGAGGTCCCATTAACAGCCCGTGAATATGAAATATTATTGCTTTTGATGCAATCGCCAAAAAAGATCTTTACTAAATCTAATATTTACGAGAGCATATGGGGAGATGATTTTTTAGGAGATGAAAATACCATTAATGTCCATATAAGTCATATAAGGAATAAATTATCAAAAATCAATCCAGAGGAAGAATATATTGAAACTATCTGGGGCATGGGATATAGATTAAAAAATTAAGGTTTTTTTAATAATTTATTAAGACTCTCTTATGAATTAATTATTATATTAAGGATATAACCATAAGAGAGGTAGGTAGATTCAATGGGTGAATATGTATTAAGAACTAAGAATATTTATAAAAAATATGGAAAAAGTCTTGCTCTTGACAATATAAATATTGAGATAAAAAAGGGCGAGATTTATGGATTTATTGGACAAAATGGTGCTGGAAAAACAACTCTACTTAGAGTAGTTACAGGTCTTACAATTCCCACTAAAGGAACTGTGGAATTATTTGGACAAAGTAGTGAGAAAGGATTAGTAAAATCCATTAAGAGAGTAGGGGCAGTAGTTGAAAGTCCTGCTTTATTTCCAAATATGTCAGCATATGAAAACTTGGAGCTACATCGCTTACAAAAGGGAATTCCAGATAAAAAATGTATTGATAGGACCTTAAAATTAGTCGGACTAGAAAACACAGGAAGAAAGAAGGTAGTAAATTTTTCACTAGGTATGAAGCAAAGATTGGGTATTGCCATTGCACTTTTAAGCGATCCTGAATTTCTAATTCTTGATGAGCCTACAAATGGATTAGACCCTATGGGAATAGTTGAACTTCGTAAACTTATAAAAAGGCTAAATAGAGAAAGAGAAATGACCGTTTTAATATCTAGCCATATATTAAGTGAACTACATCAACTTGCCACACGATATGGTATTATTCATAAAGGAAGGCTTTTAGAAGAGATTTCAGCATCAGAGCTAAATCAAAAATGTAGGCAGTATTTACGGATTAAGGTGGATAATCCTAGCAAGGGAGCTACTGTGTTGGAAACTGAACTTAATTCAACAGATTTTGAAATTATGCCAGATGGAATCATAAAGTTATACAGCCATCTAAATGATATACAAAGGGTATCCTTAGCACTGACTAAGAACAATCTTATTATAGAACACTTTTCACAAGCAGGTGATGACTTGGAAAGTTATTTTGCAAAACTTGTGGGAGGTGTTAACAATGATTAATCTAATTAAGGCTGAATTATTTAAGTTAAAAAGGAATCGTACTTTTTGGGTTTTGATGGGAGTAGTAACATTTATATATGGACTGGCTAACTATTTAGTTATAATAGATTGGTGGAAAATGCACAATACAGGCTTTTACAATATAGGATTAAAAGAGTACAATGCCATGGAAATGGTAAAGCTGCCACTGATTTTTAATTTAATTATAAGTACTTTGGCTGGTTTTTTTATTAATATAGACTATACTACAGGAACCATTAAAAATCAGATCTTAAGTGGAAATGAAAGAAGCCGCATTTATTTAGCAAAGTTAATTGTTTTTTCCTTAGGCTCAGTAATTACTGCTGTAATATTGCCATTAATGACAGTTGTACTTGAAACTATTTTTTTAGGCCATAGTGATATTTATACTAGTGAAACAGTTATGTATTTATTAAGGGCTTTTAGTTTATATACTCTGATTATAATTGCTTATTCATCAATTATAATGTTGATAGCTTCTATAACTAAAGAAAGTGGAAGGACTATTATTATTACTATTATTATGACTATTATATTATTTATAATCGATAAGGCTTTAATCTTTAAATATGAAATAGTTAGAACCATATATGAAAATACTATATTCTATCAGATTTATCAAGCATTCAATTCTTCCATTACATCCGATGAAATTGGGATGAATATTTTAATTTCCTTAGCAACATTTATTGTAATATCTTTTTGTGGTAGTAGGATTTTTAAAAAACAAGAAATCAAATAATATGAAAGTGGGTGAGAAAAATACTATATATAATAATTATATTAAGCTTATTATTAATAGTTTTTCTTACCCAATTATTATTTATAAAAAAACAACTTAAAAATATAACAGAGCAATTGAAAAATTATAATATGAGAAAAACTGATAAGAAAATAGACATAACATTCCTAAATAGGGAGATAGAAAGTATTGCTAGTGAAATTAATAATTTAATTGATTTGCATATACAATCAAATACAGAGAAAAAATCTGCTGAAAGACAGCTAAAACAGGCTATAGCAAATATGTCCCATGATCTAAGAACACCCTTAACATCTATTTTAGGATATATTCAACTGATGGAAGATGATGAGATTTCAGATGAAGAGAGGAAGCAATATTTAAAAATTGCTAAGGACAGAACAAAGAGGTTACAGACTTTACTAAATGACTTTTTTGAACTTTCTGTTATTGAATCTGTTGATTATAGTTTGAAATTAGAAAATTTAAATATAAAAAGTATTGTCGAAGAAACCATTATAAATCTATACGATAAGTTTAATGAAAAACAAATAGTGCCAAATATTCAAATGCCTAAA contains:
- a CDS encoding response regulator transcription factor, which translates into the protein MKKINILVVEDDNDINNLLCNIIKKSGYTAQAAYSGTEAMLYIEKQEWDMVLLDLMLPGMTGEEVLSKIRENSLAPVIIISAKGEAQTKVKTLRTGADDYITKPFDIEEVSARIDSLLRRYKHSKGSERRKIFTHKDICLDTESKIVTVNGVEVPLTAREYEILLLLMQSPKKIFTKSNIYESIWGDDFLGDENTINVHISHIRNKLSKINPEEEYIETIWGMGYRLKN
- a CDS encoding ABC transporter ATP-binding protein; its protein translation is MGEYVLRTKNIYKKYGKSLALDNINIEIKKGEIYGFIGQNGAGKTTLLRVVTGLTIPTKGTVELFGQSSEKGLVKSIKRVGAVVESPALFPNMSAYENLELHRLQKGIPDKKCIDRTLKLVGLENTGRKKVVNFSLGMKQRLGIAIALLSDPEFLILDEPTNGLDPMGIVELRKLIKRLNREREMTVLISSHILSELHQLATRYGIIHKGRLLEEISASELNQKCRQYLRIKVDNPSKGATVLETELNSTDFEIMPDGIIKLYSHLNDIQRVSLALTKNNLIIEHFSQAGDDLESYFAKLVGGVNND
- a CDS encoding ABC transporter permease, with product MINLIKAELFKLKRNRTFWVLMGVVTFIYGLANYLVIIDWWKMHNTGFYNIGLKEYNAMEMVKLPLIFNLIISTLAGFFINIDYTTGTIKNQILSGNERSRIYLAKLIVFSLGSVITAVILPLMTVVLETIFLGHSDIYTSETVMYLLRAFSLYTLIIIAYSSIIMLIASITKESGRTIIITIIMTIILFIIDKALIFKYEIVRTIYENTIFYQIYQAFNSSITSDEIGMNILISLATFIVISFCGSRIFKKQEIK
- a CDS encoding sensor histidine kinase gives rise to the protein MRKTDKKIDITFLNREIESIASEINNLIDLHIQSNTEKKSAERQLKQAIANMSHDLRTPLTSILGYIQLMEDDEISDEERKQYLKIAKDRTKRLQTLLNDFFELSVIESVDYSLKLENLNIKSIVEETIINLYDKFNEKQIVPNIQMPKEKVSINADESATKRVIENLVSNAIKYSYRNIAIILEKSKTTVDLTISNDAENLTEKDVELFFDRFYMADQTRSGKGTGLGLSIAQSLMDKMNGELSAELKDGYLHMKCSWALTDNK